Proteins encoded together in one Streptomyces sp. TLI_171 window:
- a CDS encoding carbohydrate ABC transporter permease, giving the protein MTTHVPRGFGARSAVAAKYLSLVAASTATLLPLAVVLMAALKTEPESAAGGPLTPPHDWFNLRNFEVAFSQGHLLRAFGNTAFILAFSVTGTVLIGSMTAYAIDRFRFPFRRLTISLFLLASLVPGVTTQVATFQIINSFGMFNSRWSAIALYTGTDIVSIVIFLQFMRAIPVSLDEAARIDGASPLRIYRTVILPLLKPAIATVVIVKGVVVYNDFYVPFLYMPSPELGVVSTSLYSFKGPYGAHWEIICAGAVLVIVPTLVVFLFLQRFIYNGFTRGATK; this is encoded by the coding sequence ATGACGACGCACGTTCCGCGCGGGTTCGGCGCCCGGTCGGCGGTGGCGGCCAAGTACCTGTCGCTGGTGGCCGCTTCGACGGCGACGCTGCTGCCGCTGGCGGTGGTGCTGATGGCCGCGTTGAAGACCGAGCCGGAGTCGGCGGCCGGCGGGCCGCTGACGCCGCCGCACGACTGGTTCAACCTGCGCAACTTCGAGGTGGCCTTCAGTCAGGGGCACCTGCTGCGGGCGTTCGGGAACACCGCGTTCATCCTGGCGTTCTCGGTGACCGGCACGGTGCTGATCGGCTCGATGACCGCGTACGCGATCGACCGGTTCAGGTTCCCGTTCCGACGGCTGACGATCTCGCTGTTCCTGCTGGCCTCGCTGGTGCCAGGTGTCACCACCCAGGTGGCGACCTTCCAGATCATCAACTCCTTCGGCATGTTCAACAGCCGCTGGTCGGCGATCGCGCTGTACACCGGCACCGACATCGTGTCGATCGTCATCTTCCTGCAGTTCATGCGGGCCATCCCGGTCTCGCTCGACGAGGCGGCCCGGATCGACGGGGCCTCGCCGCTGCGGATCTACCGGACGGTGATCCTCCCGCTGCTCAAGCCGGCCATCGCGACGGTGGTGATCGTGAAGGGCGTGGTGGTCTACAACGACTTCTACGTCCCGTTCCTGTACATGCCCTCGCCCGAACTCGGCGTGGTCTCCACCTCGTTGTACTCCTTCAAGGGCCCGTACGGCGCGCACTGGGAGATCATCTGCGCGGGCGCGGTGCTGGTGATCGTGCCGACCCTGGTGGTGTTCCTGTTCCTGCAGCGGTTCATCTACAACGGCTTCACCCGGGGAGCGACCAAGTGA
- a CDS encoding geranyl diphosphate 2-C-methyltransferase: MTSTEFTSAVSTAPNTSAFVPAPATPYQGDIARYWNNEARPVNLRLGDVDGLYHHHYGIGAVDHAALGNPEDSEYEKKLIAELHRLESAQAEVLLDHLGPIKREDTLMDAGCGRGGSMVMAHQRFGCKVEGVTLSATQAEFGNRRVQELGIADQVHSRVCNMLATPFGTGQMAGSWNNESSMYVDLHDLFAEHARVLRVGGRYVTVTGCWNPRYGQPSKWVSQINAHFECNIHSRREYLRAMADNRLVPQTVIDLTPDTLPYWELRATSSLVTGIEEAFIESYKDGSFQYVLIAADRV, translated from the coding sequence GTGACCAGCACCGAGTTCACCTCCGCCGTGAGCACCGCCCCGAACACCTCCGCGTTCGTTCCGGCGCCCGCGACCCCGTACCAGGGCGACATCGCCCGGTACTGGAACAACGAGGCCAGGCCGGTGAACCTGCGCCTCGGTGACGTCGACGGGCTGTACCACCACCACTACGGCATCGGGGCCGTCGACCACGCCGCGCTCGGGAACCCCGAGGACAGCGAGTACGAGAAGAAGCTGATCGCCGAGCTGCACCGGCTGGAGTCGGCGCAGGCCGAGGTGCTGCTGGACCACCTCGGCCCGATCAAGCGCGAGGACACCCTGATGGACGCCGGCTGCGGCCGCGGCGGCTCGATGGTGATGGCCCACCAGCGCTTCGGCTGCAAGGTCGAGGGCGTCACGCTGTCCGCGACCCAGGCCGAGTTCGGCAACCGCCGGGTCCAGGAGCTCGGCATCGCCGACCAGGTGCACTCCCGGGTCTGCAACATGCTCGCCACCCCGTTCGGCACCGGGCAGATGGCCGGCTCGTGGAACAACGAGTCGAGCATGTACGTCGACCTGCACGACCTGTTCGCCGAGCACGCCCGGGTGCTCAGGGTCGGCGGCCGGTACGTCACCGTCACCGGCTGCTGGAACCCGCGCTACGGGCAGCCGTCGAAGTGGGTCTCGCAGATCAACGCGCACTTCGAGTGCAACATCCACTCCCGCCGCGAGTACCTGCGCGCGATGGCCGACAACCGCCTGGTGCCGCAGACCGTGATCGACCTGACCCCCGACACGCTGCCCTACTGGGAGCTGCGCGCCACCTCCTCGCTGGTCACCGGCATCGAGGAGGCCTTCATCGAGTCGTACAAGGACGGCTCCTTCCAGTACGTGCTGATCGCCGCCGACCGGGTCTGA
- the chvE gene encoding multiple monosaccharide ABC transporter substrate-binding protein has product MRKLSTTLVAAGLLLSLAACGQSANGVGDGAAKGGDAKGGLVGIAMPTKSSERWINDGDNMVKEFQAKGYKTDLQYGDNVVENQVSQIENMITKGAKLLVVAAIDGSSLTDVLQKAADAHIPVISYDRLIRGTQNVDYYATFDNFKVGVLQGTYIADKLGLKDGKGPFNVELFAGSPDDNNANFFFNGAMSVLKPYIDDKKLVVQSGQTAFNQVATLRWDGGLAQSRMDNLLSKSYTSARVDAVLSPYDGISIGILSSLKGVGYGGSGKALPIVTGQDAELASVKSIIAGEQTQTVYKDTRQLAKVAVQMGDALLTGGKPETNDTTQYNNGVKVVPAYLLQPVSVDKDNYQKALIDSGQYTADQVK; this is encoded by the coding sequence GTGCGGAAGCTTTCGACGACCCTTGTCGCGGCAGGGCTGCTGCTCTCGCTCGCCGCGTGCGGGCAGAGCGCCAACGGCGTCGGCGACGGCGCAGCGAAGGGCGGCGACGCCAAGGGCGGCCTGGTCGGCATCGCGATGCCCACCAAGTCCTCGGAGCGCTGGATCAACGACGGCGACAACATGGTCAAGGAGTTCCAGGCCAAGGGCTACAAGACCGACCTGCAGTACGGCGACAACGTGGTGGAGAACCAGGTGTCGCAGATCGAGAACATGATCACCAAGGGCGCCAAGCTGCTGGTGGTCGCGGCGATCGACGGCTCCTCGCTGACCGACGTGCTGCAGAAGGCGGCCGACGCGCACATCCCGGTGATCTCCTACGACCGGCTGATCCGCGGCACCCAGAACGTGGACTACTACGCGACCTTCGACAACTTCAAGGTCGGCGTGCTCCAGGGCACCTACATCGCCGACAAGCTGGGCCTGAAGGACGGCAAGGGCCCGTTCAACGTGGAGCTGTTCGCCGGCTCCCCGGACGACAACAACGCCAACTTCTTCTTCAACGGCGCGATGAGCGTGCTCAAGCCGTACATCGACGACAAGAAGCTCGTCGTGCAGAGCGGCCAGACCGCCTTCAACCAGGTCGCCACGCTGCGCTGGGACGGCGGCCTCGCGCAGTCCCGGATGGACAACCTGCTGAGCAAGTCCTACACCTCGGCCCGGGTGGACGCGGTGCTGTCGCCGTACGACGGCATCTCGATCGGCATCCTGTCCTCGCTGAAGGGCGTCGGCTACGGCGGCAGCGGCAAGGCGCTACCGATCGTCACCGGGCAGGACGCCGAGCTGGCCTCGGTGAAGTCCATCATCGCCGGCGAGCAGACCCAGACCGTCTACAAGGACACCCGCCAACTCGCCAAGGTGGCCGTGCAGATGGGCGACGCGCTGCTGACCGGCGGCAAGCCGGAGACCAACGACACCACCCAGTACAACAACGGCGTGAAGGTCGTCCCGGCCTACCTGCTGCAGCCGGTGAGCGTGGACAAGGACAACTACCAGAAGGCGCTGATCGACAGCGGCCAGTACACCGCGGACCAGGTCAAGTAA
- a CDS encoding family 2 encapsulin nanocompartment cargo protein terpene cyclase, giving the protein MTVETGPDTEPAPSAAPLLPGPPAVPFPSPGAAPVSALHVSAPPAVPAAAVAASVGPELERILRGPSGLGTAGLALGRWVEPVALPQPSAPVEGVPVPGLYFHPIPEPDPVRVAEVSRRIKDWAVDEVDLFPDEWEGQFDGFSVGRYMVACHPDAPTVDHLMLATRLMVAENAVDDCYCEDHGGSPVGLGSRLLLAHTALDPLHTTPEYAPGWAESLGSDAPRRAYRSAMAYFTELATPSQADRFRHDMARLHLGYLAEAAWAETDHVPEVWEYLAMRQFNNFRPCPTITDSVGGYELPAELHALPATQRVIALAGNATTLVNDLYSYTKELAGPGRHLNLPVVIADREGLSDKEGYLKAVEVHNELMHAFEAEAAALAIASPVPSLLRFLRGVAAWVDGNHYWHQTNTYRYSLPDFW; this is encoded by the coding sequence ATGACCGTTGAGACCGGTCCGGACACCGAGCCGGCGCCGTCCGCCGCTCCGCTGCTGCCCGGACCGCCCGCCGTGCCGTTCCCGTCCCCGGGGGCCGCGCCCGTCTCCGCACTGCACGTCTCCGCGCCGCCGGCGGTCCCGGCGGCGGCCGTCGCCGCGTCGGTCGGACCGGAGCTGGAGCGGATCCTGCGTGGTCCGAGCGGACTCGGGACGGCGGGCCTGGCGCTGGGCCGGTGGGTGGAGCCGGTGGCGCTGCCGCAGCCGTCCGCGCCGGTGGAGGGCGTCCCGGTGCCGGGCCTGTACTTCCACCCGATCCCGGAGCCGGACCCGGTCCGGGTGGCGGAGGTCAGCCGCCGGATCAAGGACTGGGCGGTCGACGAGGTGGACCTGTTCCCCGACGAGTGGGAGGGCCAGTTCGACGGGTTCTCGGTCGGGCGGTACATGGTGGCCTGCCACCCGGACGCGCCGACGGTGGACCACCTGATGCTCGCCACCCGCCTGATGGTCGCCGAGAACGCCGTCGACGACTGCTACTGCGAGGACCACGGCGGCTCGCCGGTCGGCCTCGGCAGCCGACTGCTGCTCGCGCACACCGCCCTCGACCCGCTGCACACCACGCCGGAGTACGCCCCGGGCTGGGCCGAGTCGCTCGGCTCCGACGCCCCGCGGCGCGCCTACCGGTCCGCGATGGCGTACTTCACCGAGCTCGCCACCCCGTCCCAGGCCGACCGGTTCCGGCACGACATGGCGCGGCTGCACCTGGGGTACCTGGCCGAGGCCGCGTGGGCCGAGACCGACCACGTGCCGGAGGTGTGGGAGTACCTGGCGATGCGCCAGTTCAACAACTTCCGCCCCTGCCCGACCATCACCGACAGCGTCGGCGGCTACGAGCTCCCGGCGGAGCTGCACGCGCTGCCCGCCACCCAGCGGGTGATCGCGCTGGCCGGGAACGCGACCACCCTGGTCAACGACCTGTACTCGTACACCAAGGAACTGGCCGGCCCGGGCCGGCACCTGAACCTGCCCGTGGTGATCGCCGACCGCGAGGGCCTCTCCGACAAGGAGGGCTACCTGAAGGCGGTCGAGGTCCACAACGAGCTGATGCACGCCTTCGAGGCGGAGGCCGCGGCGCTCGCCATCGCCAGCCCCGTCCCCAGCCTGCTGCGCTTCCTGCGCGGCGTGGCCGCCTGGGTGGACGGCAACCACTACTGGCACCAGACCAACACCTACCGCTACAGCCTGCCCGATTTCTGGTAA
- a CDS encoding carbohydrate ABC transporter permease produces MHRPTRRRPGRGLLARSTPWLFLAVPLALLVTFTYTPVFSMLFYSLTSWDGFSPQKEFVGQANYTELFTRPDLFQVFFVSLFYLASGAVQMVLALYFATVLSFHVRFRNFFKGVLFFPYLVNGVAIGFVFLYFFQPGGTLDSVLGLFGARGDHLWLGDPQLVNWSLASVSLWRYLGLNFVLFLGAIQSVPGEIYEAAELDGANRWHQVRHIVLPGIRPVVSLSAILVVSGSLSAFEIPYIMTGGANGSTTFVIQTVKLAFQFNKVGLASAAAVVLLAVVLLTTWIQRVLVPDEGVELV; encoded by the coding sequence ATGCACCGACCCACCCGCCGCAGGCCCGGGCGCGGCCTGCTCGCGCGGTCCACGCCGTGGCTCTTCCTCGCCGTGCCGCTGGCCCTGCTGGTGACCTTCACCTACACCCCGGTGTTCAGCATGCTGTTCTACAGCCTGACCAGCTGGGACGGCTTCAGCCCGCAGAAGGAGTTCGTCGGGCAGGCCAACTACACCGAGCTGTTCACCCGGCCCGACCTGTTCCAGGTGTTCTTCGTCAGCCTGTTCTACCTGGCCTCCGGCGCGGTGCAGATGGTGCTGGCGCTGTACTTCGCGACGGTGCTGAGCTTCCACGTCCGGTTCCGGAACTTCTTCAAGGGCGTGCTGTTCTTCCCGTACCTGGTCAACGGCGTCGCCATCGGGTTCGTGTTCCTCTACTTCTTCCAGCCCGGCGGCACCCTGGACTCGGTGCTCGGCCTGTTCGGCGCGCGCGGCGACCACCTGTGGCTGGGCGACCCGCAGCTGGTCAACTGGTCGCTCGCCTCGGTGTCGCTCTGGCGCTACCTGGGCCTGAACTTCGTGCTGTTCCTCGGGGCGATCCAGTCCGTACCGGGCGAGATCTACGAGGCGGCCGAGCTCGACGGCGCGAACCGCTGGCACCAGGTCCGGCACATCGTGCTGCCGGGCATCCGGCCCGTCGTCAGCCTCAGCGCCATCCTGGTGGTCTCGGGTTCGCTGTCCGCGTTCGAGATCCCCTACATCATGACCGGCGGCGCCAACGGCAGCACCACCTTCGTGATCCAGACCGTCAAGCTCGCCTTCCAGTTCAACAAGGTCGGCCTGGCCTCGGCCGCGGCCGTGGTGCTGCTCGCCGTCGTCCTGCTGACGACCTGGATCCAGCGGGTCCTGGTGCCCGACGAAGGGGTTGAGCTGGTATGA
- a CDS encoding cellulase family glycosylhydrolase — MRLVFPDFRSRRHRAVTGAVAAGLTAVAAASLVALPEAAEAAGVQCKATYAVQNDWGSGFQASVTITNLGAAWTSWTLGYTYAGNQALSSGWNGDWTQSGKNVTVSSLSWNGSVPAGGTVTPAATFSYSGANAAPTDFTVNGVHCGGTPTTPPPTEPPTSPPPTTPPPAQPAPALHVSGNRLVTAAGAAYRLLGVNRSSGEFACVQGKGMWDGPADQATVDAMKAWNVHAVRIPLNEECWLGTSEVPAGGTTGAAYQQAVKAYTDLLVANGINVVLELHWTHGLYTGAGAGCSDVVATCQKPMPDLQYSPTFWTQVATAYKGDDAVLFDLFNEPYPDAADNWTDAAAAWTCLRDGGTCTGIGYPVAGMQTLVDAVRATGATNVIMTGGLTWTNDLSQWLAYAPADPTGNLMASWHSYNFNGCVTTACWDSTIGSLAAKVPVQAGEIGQNTCAHDYLDRVMAWADANGVGYTAWTWNPWGVCGSNGNVLIADWSGTPTATFGEGYRAHLLTQHP, encoded by the coding sequence ATGCGTCTCGTGTTCCCCGACTTCCGATCACGCCGCCACCGCGCGGTCACCGGCGCCGTCGCGGCCGGACTGACCGCGGTGGCGGCGGCCTCCCTGGTCGCCCTGCCGGAGGCCGCCGAGGCGGCCGGCGTCCAGTGCAAGGCCACCTACGCGGTGCAGAACGACTGGGGCAGCGGCTTCCAGGCCAGTGTCACCATCACCAACCTCGGTGCGGCGTGGACGAGTTGGACGCTCGGCTACACGTACGCCGGCAACCAGGCGCTGTCCTCCGGCTGGAACGGCGACTGGACCCAGTCCGGAAAGAACGTCACCGTCAGCAGCCTGTCCTGGAACGGCAGCGTGCCGGCCGGCGGCACCGTCACGCCAGCCGCCACGTTCAGCTACAGCGGCGCCAACGCCGCGCCCACCGACTTCACCGTCAACGGCGTGCACTGCGGCGGAACCCCGACCACCCCGCCGCCCACCGAGCCCCCGACCAGCCCGCCGCCCACCACTCCCCCGCCCGCGCAGCCCGCGCCGGCGCTGCACGTGTCCGGCAACCGCCTGGTGACCGCCGCCGGCGCCGCCTACCGGCTGCTGGGCGTCAACCGGTCCAGCGGCGAGTTCGCCTGCGTGCAGGGCAAGGGCATGTGGGACGGCCCCGCGGACCAGGCCACGGTCGACGCGATGAAGGCGTGGAACGTGCACGCCGTCCGGATCCCGCTGAACGAGGAGTGCTGGCTCGGAACGAGCGAGGTGCCGGCGGGCGGGACCACCGGCGCGGCCTACCAGCAGGCGGTCAAGGCGTACACCGACCTGCTGGTGGCGAACGGCATCAACGTGGTGCTGGAGCTGCACTGGACGCACGGCCTGTACACGGGAGCCGGCGCGGGCTGCTCGGACGTGGTGGCGACCTGTCAGAAGCCGATGCCCGACCTGCAGTACAGCCCGACCTTCTGGACCCAGGTGGCCACCGCGTACAAGGGCGACGACGCGGTCCTGTTCGACCTGTTCAACGAGCCCTACCCGGACGCCGCCGACAACTGGACGGACGCCGCCGCGGCCTGGACCTGCCTGCGCGACGGCGGGACCTGCACCGGCATCGGGTACCCGGTCGCGGGCATGCAGACGCTGGTCGACGCGGTGCGGGCGACCGGCGCCACCAACGTGATCATGACCGGCGGCCTGACCTGGACCAACGACCTGAGCCAGTGGCTGGCCTACGCGCCCGCCGACCCGACCGGCAACCTGATGGCCTCCTGGCACTCGTACAACTTCAACGGCTGTGTGACCACCGCCTGTTGGGACAGCACCATCGGGTCGCTCGCGGCGAAGGTCCCGGTCCAGGCCGGCGAGATCGGGCAGAACACCTGCGCCCACGACTACCTCGACCGGGTGATGGCCTGGGCCGATGCCAACGGAGTCGGCTACACGGCCTGGACGTGGAACCCGTGGGGCGTCTGCGGCAGCAACGGCAACGTGCTGATCGCCGACTGGAGCGGCACCCCGACGGCCACCTTCGGCGAGGGCTACCGGGCGCACCTGCTCACCCAGCACCCGTAG
- a CDS encoding LacI family DNA-binding transcriptional regulator gives MKRVTIAEIAERAGVSIGAVSYALNGRPGVSEETRRRIVEIADRMGWRPSLAAKSLSGSRAHGVGLILARPADTLGVEPFFMRFISGLERELSGQRIALLLQVVEDHGAAVEAMRLWWAERRVDGLVVTDLYAQDSRIAVIDELRIPAVLAGRPRTDTGPAAVWTDDTAAVDSSVDYLVALGHRRIARVAGLPALDHTQVRIAAFRAAMLRHGLGEPRVVETDYTAEEGAQATRALLSRRDRPTAILYDNDVMAVAALNVAQEMGIPVPGELSILAGDDSQLCVLVRPALTALTRDIQAYGLHTAQVLLDLIDGRPPRSHQEQTARLTVRGSTAAPPARA, from the coding sequence GTGAAGCGGGTGACGATCGCGGAGATCGCGGAGCGGGCGGGCGTGTCGATCGGCGCGGTGTCGTACGCGCTCAACGGGCGGCCGGGGGTGTCGGAGGAGACCCGCCGGCGGATCGTGGAGATCGCCGACCGGATGGGCTGGCGGCCGAGCCTGGCCGCGAAGTCGCTGTCCGGGTCGCGCGCGCACGGCGTCGGGCTGATCCTGGCCCGCCCCGCGGACACCCTCGGTGTCGAGCCGTTCTTCATGCGGTTCATCTCCGGGCTGGAGCGCGAGCTGTCGGGGCAGCGGATCGCGCTGTTGCTGCAGGTGGTCGAGGACCACGGGGCCGCCGTGGAGGCGATGCGCCTGTGGTGGGCCGAGCGGCGGGTGGACGGGCTGGTGGTCACCGACCTGTACGCGCAGGACAGCCGGATCGCGGTGATCGACGAGTTGCGGATCCCGGCGGTGCTGGCCGGCCGGCCGCGGACGGACACCGGACCGGCCGCGGTGTGGACCGACGACACCGCCGCCGTGGACTCCTCGGTCGACTACCTGGTGGCGCTCGGCCACCGCCGGATCGCCAGGGTCGCCGGCCTGCCGGCCCTCGACCACACCCAGGTGCGGATCGCCGCGTTCCGCGCGGCCATGCTCCGGCACGGCCTGGGCGAGCCCCGGGTGGTGGAGACCGACTACACCGCGGAGGAGGGCGCGCAGGCCACCCGGGCGCTGCTGTCCCGGCGCGACCGGCCGACCGCGATCCTGTACGACAACGACGTGATGGCCGTCGCCGCGCTCAACGTCGCCCAGGAGATGGGCATTCCGGTGCCCGGCGAGCTGTCCATCCTGGCCGGCGACGACTCGCAGCTGTGCGTGCTGGTCCGGCCGGCCCTGACCGCCCTGACCCGGGACATCCAGGCGTACGGCCTGCACACCGCGCAAGTGCTGCTGGACCTGATCGACGGGCGCCCGCCGCGCTCGCACCAGGAGCAGACCGCCCGCCTCACCGTCCGCGGCAGCACCGCCGCACCGCCCGCACGCGCCTGA
- a CDS encoding ABC transporter substrate-binding protein produces MRQRSAALLAAALTAMTAVAACSGGSGGTGGAAVAPSDPASVSGDITVLTHKTDLAADGTLQRYAAEFNKVYPNVHVKFEAIVNYEGDVKIRLNSSSYGDVLMIPAAVPVADYPRFFAPLGSSAELDRKYRFVDGGGYDGQVYGLAINGNATGMVYNKAVWQQAGITDWPTTPAEFRADLQAIKSKTQATPLYTIYHEGWPITAWQSYLGETGCDPGAGDALATDTAPWAAGKELNRIDTLLYDVVHDQLTEKDPTTTTWDAAKSRLGTGKIGTLPLASWAISQLKAAAKAGGADPSSIGFMPFPAQADGHFCSVISPDYREAVSIHSKHKEAARAWVDWFVDRSSYAQDQALLPTLKAGAMPEELKAYQDAGVRFIQLGQAKNAEVSKIDNQSEIGLNKPDYRQHLVDLARGAGSGTLDGYFAELNRKWAAAVKTAGS; encoded by the coding sequence ATGAGACAGCGTTCGGCGGCCCTGCTGGCCGCGGCCCTGACGGCGATGACGGCGGTCGCGGCCTGCTCCGGCGGGAGCGGCGGCACGGGGGGCGCGGCGGTGGCCCCGTCCGACCCGGCCTCGGTGAGCGGGGACATCACCGTGCTCACCCACAAGACCGACCTCGCCGCGGACGGCACGCTGCAGCGCTACGCGGCGGAGTTCAACAAGGTCTACCCGAACGTGCACGTCAAGTTCGAGGCGATCGTCAACTACGAGGGCGACGTCAAGATCCGCTTGAACAGCAGCAGTTACGGCGACGTGCTGATGATCCCGGCCGCCGTCCCGGTCGCCGACTACCCCAGGTTCTTCGCCCCGCTGGGCAGTTCGGCCGAGCTCGACCGGAAGTACCGCTTCGTCGACGGCGGCGGGTACGACGGGCAGGTCTACGGCCTCGCCATCAACGGCAACGCGACCGGCATGGTCTACAACAAGGCCGTCTGGCAGCAGGCCGGGATCACCGACTGGCCCACCACGCCGGCGGAGTTCCGCGCCGACCTGCAGGCGATCAAGTCGAAGACCCAGGCCACGCCGCTCTACACGATCTACCACGAGGGCTGGCCGATCACCGCCTGGCAGAGTTACCTCGGCGAGACCGGCTGCGACCCCGGCGCCGGTGACGCGCTGGCCACCGACACCGCGCCGTGGGCCGCCGGCAAGGAGCTCAACCGGATCGACACCCTGCTGTACGACGTGGTGCACGACCAGCTGACCGAGAAGGACCCGACCACCACCACCTGGGACGCCGCGAAGAGCCGGCTCGGCACCGGGAAGATCGGCACGCTGCCGCTGGCCTCCTGGGCGATCTCGCAGCTGAAGGCCGCCGCGAAGGCCGGCGGCGCGGACCCGTCGAGCATCGGCTTCATGCCGTTCCCGGCCCAGGCCGACGGGCACTTCTGCTCGGTGATCTCCCCGGACTACCGGGAGGCGGTGAGCATCCACTCCAAGCACAAGGAGGCGGCCCGCGCCTGGGTGGACTGGTTCGTGGACCGCAGCAGCTACGCGCAGGACCAGGCGCTGCTGCCGACCCTGAAGGCCGGGGCGATGCCGGAGGAGCTGAAGGCCTATCAGGACGCGGGCGTGAGGTTCATCCAGCTCGGCCAGGCGAAGAACGCCGAGGTCTCGAAGATCGACAACCAGTCCGAGATCGGCCTGAACAAGCCGGACTACCGCCAGCACCTGGTCGACCTGGCCCGCGGCGCGGGCAGCGGCACCCTGGACGGCTACTTCGCCGAGCTGAACCGGAAGTGGGCCGCCGCGGTGAAGACCGCCGGCTCCTGA
- the mmsA gene encoding multiple monosaccharide ABC transporter ATP-binding protein: MAGPVLEMRAITKTFPGVKALSNVNLTVAPGEVHAICGENGAGKSTLMKVLSGVYPHGSYEGEILFQGEPCRFKDIRASEQRGIVIIHQELALVPYLSIAENIFLGNEHARRGVISWHRTLTHAQELLRRVGLQEHPQTRIADLGVGKQQLVEIAKALAKEVRLLILDEPTAALNDEDSRKLLDLILELKAQGIACILISHKLNEIAGVADSITVLRDGQTIETIAVGAEGVSEDRIIRGMVGRDLEHRYPERTPQIGEVALAVEDWTVQHPIDHHRNVVDGVSIDVRHGEIVGIAGLMGAGRTELAMSVFGRSYGRWTGGRVLVNGREVRTRTVAEAIGHGIAYVTEDRKQLGLNLSDDISRNISLSALGKVARRGWVNEHEETRVAERFRKSMNIKAPSVFMETGKLSGGNQQKVVLSKWIFAEPEVLILDEPTRGIDVGAKAEIYTVIAELAAQGKAVLVISSELPELLGLCDRIFTMAEGRLTGEVQRADATQESLMRLMTVSAVIQNEQV, translated from the coding sequence ATGGCCGGACCCGTCCTCGAGATGCGCGCGATCACCAAGACCTTCCCCGGTGTGAAGGCGCTGTCCAACGTCAACCTCACAGTCGCCCCCGGGGAGGTGCACGCGATCTGCGGCGAGAACGGCGCGGGCAAGTCCACCCTGATGAAGGTGCTCAGCGGGGTGTACCCGCACGGCTCCTACGAGGGCGAGATCCTGTTCCAGGGCGAGCCCTGCCGGTTCAAGGACATCCGCGCCAGCGAGCAGCGCGGGATCGTGATCATCCATCAGGAGCTCGCCCTGGTGCCGTACTTGTCGATCGCGGAGAACATCTTCCTCGGCAACGAGCACGCCCGCCGGGGCGTGATCAGCTGGCACCGGACGCTCACCCACGCCCAGGAACTGCTGCGCCGGGTCGGTCTGCAGGAGCACCCGCAGACCCGGATCGCCGACCTGGGCGTGGGCAAGCAGCAACTGGTGGAGATCGCCAAGGCGCTCGCCAAGGAGGTCCGGCTGCTCATCCTGGACGAGCCGACCGCGGCGCTGAACGACGAGGACAGCCGCAAGCTGCTGGACCTGATCCTGGAGCTCAAGGCGCAGGGCATCGCCTGCATCCTGATCTCGCACAAGCTGAACGAGATCGCCGGGGTCGCGGACTCGATCACGGTACTGCGGGACGGGCAGACCATCGAGACGATCGCGGTGGGCGCCGAGGGCGTCTCGGAGGACCGGATCATCCGCGGCATGGTCGGCCGCGACCTGGAGCACCGCTACCCGGAGCGCACCCCGCAGATCGGCGAGGTCGCGCTGGCCGTCGAGGACTGGACGGTGCAGCACCCGATCGACCACCACCGCAACGTGGTCGACGGGGTGTCGATCGACGTCCGGCACGGCGAGATCGTCGGCATCGCCGGCCTGATGGGCGCCGGCCGCACCGAGCTGGCGATGAGCGTCTTCGGCCGCTCGTACGGGCGTTGGACCGGCGGCCGGGTGCTGGTGAACGGCCGGGAGGTGCGCACCCGGACGGTCGCCGAGGCGATCGGGCACGGCATCGCGTACGTGACCGAGGACCGCAAGCAGCTCGGCCTCAACCTCTCGGACGACATCAGCCGCAACATCTCGCTGAGCGCGCTCGGCAAGGTGGCCCGGCGCGGCTGGGTGAACGAGCACGAGGAGACCCGGGTCGCCGAGCGGTTCCGCAAGTCCATGAACATCAAGGCCCCTTCGGTGTTCATGGAGACCGGGAAGCTCAGCGGCGGCAATCAGCAGAAGGTCGTCCTCAGCAAGTGGATCTTCGCCGAGCCCGAGGTGCTGATCCTCGACGAGCCCACCCGCGGCATCGACGTGGGCGCCAAGGCGGAGATCTACACCGTGATCGCCGAACTCGCCGCCCAGGGCAAGGCGGTGCTGGTCATCTCCTCCGAACTCCCCGAACTGCTGGGCCTGTGCGACCGCATCTTCACCATGGCCGAGGGCCGGCTCACCGGTGAGGTGCAGCGGGCGGACGCGACCCAGGAATCCCTCATGCGCCTCATGACCGTGAGCGCCGTCATCCAGAACGAGCAGGTGTAA